One genomic region from Leifsonia sp. Root1293 encodes:
- the metX gene encoding homoserine O-acetyltransferase MetX, giving the protein MDWQTPADFETASLITEAQARALAGKPPVTGAWHEGANPGDRRFLPVGTLELERGGTLPFARLAYETWGTLSPTRDNAVLVLHALTGDSHVLGSASAGHITSGWWNGVVGPGRAIDTDRWFVVAPNLLGGCQGSTGPASLAPDGTEWGSRFPYLTIRDQVAAQAALADALGIERWGAVVGGSMGGMHALEWAITHPERVERLAVLAVPPALTADQIAANSLQLEAVRMDQNFRGGDYYDGDEGPATGLALARRLAMLNYRSSSELNDRFARSWQSGISPLGDGGRFAVESYLDFHGNRFVRRFDANSYITLVDAMNSHDVGRGRGGAASALSGITALTLVLGISSDRLFPLAGQELIARAVPNTLDGRSPVVIDSPFGHDGFLIEEDAVGRHLLRLLDATAARR; this is encoded by the coding sequence ATGGACTGGCAGACCCCGGCTGACTTCGAGACCGCGAGCCTCATCACCGAGGCCCAGGCTCGCGCGCTCGCCGGGAAGCCGCCGGTGACCGGGGCCTGGCACGAGGGCGCGAACCCCGGGGATCGGCGATTCCTCCCGGTCGGAACGCTCGAGCTCGAGCGCGGCGGCACGCTCCCGTTCGCGCGGCTCGCCTACGAGACCTGGGGCACGTTGTCGCCGACCCGCGACAACGCCGTGCTGGTGCTGCACGCGCTGACCGGGGACAGCCACGTCCTCGGGTCGGCATCCGCCGGCCACATCACGAGCGGCTGGTGGAACGGCGTCGTCGGTCCCGGACGGGCCATAGACACCGATCGCTGGTTCGTCGTCGCCCCGAACCTCCTCGGCGGCTGCCAGGGGTCGACGGGTCCGGCCTCCCTCGCACCCGACGGCACGGAGTGGGGATCGCGCTTCCCGTACCTGACCATCCGCGATCAGGTGGCGGCCCAGGCCGCCCTCGCCGACGCCCTCGGCATCGAGCGGTGGGGGGCCGTCGTCGGCGGCTCGATGGGCGGCATGCACGCGCTCGAGTGGGCGATCACCCATCCGGAGCGGGTGGAGCGCCTCGCCGTGCTCGCCGTTCCGCCGGCGCTCACGGCGGACCAGATCGCGGCCAACTCGCTCCAGCTCGAAGCCGTGCGCATGGACCAGAACTTCCGCGGCGGCGACTACTACGACGGCGACGAGGGCCCGGCGACCGGACTGGCGCTCGCCCGCCGGCTCGCCATGCTCAACTACCGCAGTTCCTCGGAGCTCAACGACCGCTTCGCCCGTAGCTGGCAGAGCGGAATCTCCCCCCTGGGCGACGGCGGCAGGTTCGCGGTCGAGAGCTACCTCGACTTCCACGGCAACCGCTTCGTGCGCCGGTTCGACGCCAACAGCTACATCACCCTCGTCGACGCCATGAACTCGCACGATGTCGGCCGCGGCCGCGGAGGGGCGGCATCCGCCCTCTCCGGAATCACCGCTCTCACCCTGGTGCTCGGCATCTCGAGCGACAGGCTGTTCCCCCTCGCCGGTCAGGAGCTCATCGCCCGTGCCGTGCCGAACACCCTCGACGGGCGGAGTCCGGTGGTGATCGACTCCCCCTTCGGCCACGACGGCTTCCTGATCGAGGAGGATGCCGTCGGCCGACACCTCCTGCGCCTTCTGGATGCGACTGCCGCCCGACGATAG
- a CDS encoding bifunctional o-acetylhomoserine/o-acetylserine sulfhydrylase — MSNDKAGWAFETQQVHAGAAPDPVTNARATPIYQTTSYVFNNAEHAKNLFALAEFGNIYTRIQNPTQAVVEERLAALEGGTGALLVASGQAAETFAVLNIAQAGDHIVSSSSIYGGTYNLFKYTLARLGIETTFVENQDDAEEWRRAVRPNTKLFFAETIGNPKINILDISLVSGIAHEAGIPLIVDNTIATPYLIRPFEHGADIIVHSATKFLGGHGTVIGGAIVDGGTFEWSKNVDKFPGLTEPDPSYHGASYTAAVGDGLAYIIKARVQLLRDLGSAIAPASAWQLIQGIETLSLRIERHVQNAQEIAEWLDNHPEIASVNYSGLPSSPWYAAANKYAPKGVGAVLSFELKGGVDAGRALVDNLELFSHLANIGDVRSLVIHPASTTHSQLTPEQQLTTGVTPGLVRLSVGIENVADLIADLETGLAAARSVTVASIAADR, encoded by the coding sequence ATGAGCAACGACAAGGCCGGCTGGGCATTCGAGACGCAGCAGGTGCACGCCGGAGCGGCGCCAGATCCCGTCACCAATGCACGCGCCACCCCGATCTACCAGACCACGTCCTACGTGTTCAACAACGCCGAGCACGCCAAGAACCTCTTCGCCCTCGCCGAGTTCGGAAACATCTACACCCGCATCCAGAACCCGACGCAGGCCGTCGTCGAGGAGCGCCTCGCCGCGCTCGAAGGGGGCACCGGAGCCCTCCTCGTCGCCTCGGGGCAGGCCGCTGAGACCTTCGCGGTGCTCAACATCGCGCAGGCCGGCGACCACATCGTGTCGTCGAGCTCGATCTACGGCGGCACCTACAACCTGTTCAAGTACACGCTGGCCCGCCTCGGCATCGAGACCACCTTCGTCGAGAACCAGGACGACGCCGAGGAGTGGCGTCGGGCCGTGCGTCCGAACACGAAGCTGTTCTTCGCCGAGACCATCGGCAACCCGAAGATCAACATCCTCGACATCTCCCTGGTCTCGGGCATCGCCCACGAGGCCGGCATCCCGCTCATCGTCGACAACACGATCGCGACGCCGTACCTGATCCGCCCGTTCGAGCACGGCGCAGACATCATCGTGCACTCCGCGACCAAGTTCCTCGGCGGCCACGGCACCGTCATCGGCGGCGCGATCGTCGACGGCGGAACCTTCGAGTGGTCGAAGAACGTCGACAAGTTCCCCGGGCTCACCGAGCCGGACCCCTCGTACCACGGAGCCAGCTACACGGCCGCCGTCGGCGACGGCCTGGCCTACATCATCAAGGCCCGCGTGCAGCTGCTGCGCGACCTCGGCTCGGCCATCGCCCCGGCGAGCGCCTGGCAGCTCATCCAGGGCATCGAGACGCTGTCGCTGCGCATCGAGCGTCACGTGCAGAACGCGCAGGAGATCGCGGAGTGGCTCGACAACCACCCGGAGATCGCGTCGGTCAACTACTCGGGACTTCCGTCGAGCCCCTGGTACGCGGCGGCGAACAAGTACGCCCCCAAGGGTGTCGGTGCCGTGCTGTCGTTCGAGCTCAAGGGCGGCGTCGATGCCGGTCGTGCGCTCGTCGACAACCTCGAGCTGTTCAGCCACCTCGCCAACATCGGCGACGTGCGCTCGCTCGTCATCCACCCCGCGTCGACAACCCACTCGCAGCTCACGCCGGAGCAGCAGCTCACCACCGGCGTCACGCCCGGCCTGGTGCGCCTCTCCGTCGGCATCGAGAACGTGGCCGACCTCATCGCCGACCTCGAGACCGGCCTCGCCGCAGCCCGCAGCGTGACCGTGGCCTCGATCGCCGCCGACCGCTAG
- a CDS encoding acyltransferase family protein — translation MTVTAPPHRKPRAPHRVPLWDNARWLAIALVVVGHGILPLIADSDAAYAVYLFIYSFHVPVFVAVSGYMAKATSPGTRQIKRLLTDIVVPYIIFETIWTTIRWLLGGRFVLDYATASWTLWFLIALALWRVLLPYLAVLRYPLIITMAISVFAGYFAAIDATLALSRTIGLLPFFVFGWALRQRQITGRWLALPPRVIWRWRAGALALFLALAVSIAVFIEPLRDLKVRRFLLYDEPYPTIGYPEWWAGGIRLGLMLFAMVLAIAFLMLLPRKPTWFTALGGATMYIYLLHSFLLFPLRESGVLDGPQPWWVLPGMILLCLSIALLLSQRFVRRVFRPLVEPRVTWLFRREAPSASAPKETLHLPPPAAPPGPPPAS, via the coding sequence ATGACCGTGACTGCTCCCCCGCACCGGAAGCCGCGTGCCCCGCACCGCGTTCCGCTGTGGGACAACGCTCGCTGGCTCGCCATCGCGCTGGTCGTCGTCGGTCACGGCATCCTGCCGCTGATCGCCGATTCGGATGCCGCCTACGCGGTCTACCTCTTCATCTACTCGTTCCATGTGCCGGTGTTCGTGGCCGTGAGCGGATACATGGCCAAGGCGACGTCGCCGGGCACCAGGCAGATCAAGCGGCTCCTGACCGACATCGTCGTTCCGTACATCATCTTCGAGACCATCTGGACGACCATCCGCTGGCTGCTCGGCGGCAGGTTCGTGCTCGACTACGCGACAGCCAGCTGGACCCTCTGGTTCCTCATCGCCCTCGCCCTCTGGCGGGTGCTGCTCCCCTACCTCGCGGTGCTCCGCTACCCGCTCATCATCACGATGGCCATCTCGGTCTTCGCCGGCTACTTCGCCGCCATCGATGCGACGCTCGCGCTGTCGCGCACCATCGGCCTGCTGCCGTTCTTCGTCTTCGGCTGGGCCCTGCGCCAGCGCCAGATCACCGGCCGCTGGCTGGCACTGCCGCCGCGGGTCATCTGGCGCTGGCGGGCCGGAGCGCTCGCACTGTTCCTCGCCCTCGCCGTGTCGATCGCCGTCTTCATCGAACCCCTGCGCGACCTGAAGGTGCGCCGCTTCCTGCTCTACGACGAGCCGTATCCGACCATCGGCTATCCGGAGTGGTGGGCCGGCGGCATCCGTCTCGGCCTCATGCTCTTCGCCATGGTGCTGGCCATTGCGTTCCTCATGCTGCTTCCGCGGAAGCCCACCTGGTTCACGGCGCTCGGCGGAGCGACCATGTACATCTACCTGCTGCACTCGTTCCTGCTGTTCCCGCTGCGGGAGTCCGGCGTGCTCGACGGCCCCCAGCCGTGGTGGGTGCTGCCCGGCATGATCCTGCTCTGCCTGTCCATCGCCCTGCTGCTCTCGCAGCGGTTCGTGCGCCGGGTGTTCCGGCCGCTGGTCGAGCCGAGGGTCACGTGGCTGTTCCGGCGCGAGGCCCCATCGGCCTCGGCACCGAAGGAGACCCTGCACCTCCCTCCACCGGCTGCGCCGCCCGGGCCGCCGCCCGCTTCCTGA
- a CDS encoding SDR family NAD(P)-dependent oxidoreductase, with amino-acid sequence MQMRRVVVTGASSGIGAATVRRFRAHGWEVVGVARRADRLEALAAETGASYVVADLTKQADVDALRDHLAATGPVHALVNNAGGAKGLDSVENGDPDDWAWMFEINVLGVQRVTSAVLPLLRSSIAAEGGAATILTVTSIAGHVAYVGGGGYNAAKFAAHAMTEVLRLELNGEPIRVIEVAPGMVKTDEFALVRFDGDQERADAVYAGVENPLSAEDVAETIVDAVERPAHVDLDLIVIKPVAQSAPHLVARGPLSVREG; translated from the coding sequence ATGCAGATGAGGCGAGTGGTTGTCACCGGTGCGAGTTCAGGGATCGGAGCGGCGACCGTTCGCCGGTTCCGCGCCCATGGCTGGGAGGTCGTGGGCGTCGCCCGCCGAGCCGACCGCCTGGAGGCGCTCGCCGCCGAGACCGGTGCGTCCTACGTCGTCGCCGACCTCACGAAGCAGGCCGACGTCGACGCACTGCGCGACCACCTCGCGGCAACGGGCCCGGTGCACGCCCTCGTCAACAACGCGGGCGGGGCCAAGGGCCTCGACTCTGTCGAGAACGGCGACCCCGACGACTGGGCGTGGATGTTCGAGATCAACGTGCTCGGCGTGCAGCGCGTGACCAGTGCGGTGCTCCCGCTGCTGCGTTCGAGCATTGCTGCCGAGGGCGGAGCGGCGACCATCCTCACCGTGACGTCGATCGCGGGCCACGTCGCCTATGTCGGAGGCGGCGGCTACAACGCCGCCAAGTTCGCGGCCCACGCCATGACCGAGGTGCTGCGCCTCGAACTGAACGGCGAGCCCATCCGGGTGATCGAGGTGGCGCCGGGCATGGTCAAGACCGACGAGTTCGCCCTGGTGCGCTTCGACGGCGACCAGGAGCGAGCGGATGCCGTCTATGCCGGCGTCGAGAACCCGTTGAGCGCGGAGGACGTCGCCGAGACCATCGTCGACGCCGTCGAGCGGCCCGCCCACGTCGACCTCGACCTCATCGTCATCAAGCCCGTCGCCCAGTCGGCGCCGCACCTGGTGGCTCGGGGCCCGCTGAGCGTTCGCGAGGGCTGA
- a CDS encoding phosphoribosyltransferase has translation MTFDAGDAGTDQIEREVLTWDAFHLASRGLAEEVLRSGFQPEVVIAIARGGLLLAGSISYALGTKNCGSINVEFYTGVDERLPEPVLSGPMLDAPSLAGKRVLLVDDVSDSGHTLAKVVGILQETGCELRTAALYTKPRTVLVPDFSYKATDRWITFPWSAEPPVTV, from the coding sequence ATGACCTTCGATGCGGGCGATGCCGGAACCGACCAGATCGAGCGCGAGGTGCTCACGTGGGATGCGTTCCACCTCGCATCACGCGGACTCGCCGAAGAGGTGCTGCGCAGCGGCTTCCAGCCCGAGGTCGTCATCGCGATCGCCCGGGGCGGGCTGCTGCTGGCCGGCTCCATCTCCTATGCGCTGGGCACCAAGAACTGCGGGTCGATCAACGTGGAGTTCTACACGGGAGTCGATGAGCGACTGCCCGAGCCGGTCCTGTCCGGCCCGATGCTGGATGCGCCCTCTCTCGCGGGCAAGCGCGTTCTGCTCGTCGACGATGTGTCCGACTCCGGGCACACCCTCGCCAAGGTGGTCGGGATCCTGCAGGAGACCGGATGCGAGCTCCGCACGGCAGCGCTGTACACGAAGCCCCGCACTGTGCTCGTGCCGGACTTCTCGTACAAGGCGACCGACCGCTGGATCACGTTCCCGTGGTCGGCCGAGCCGCCGGTCACCGTCTAG
- a CDS encoding Type 1 glutamine amidotransferase-like domain-containing protein, with amino-acid sequence MSVHLVGGGWSPDSAPEVYGAFIIEALERGLGSGREHPRIAIIAVRTGDAEEHAEKLISVLSACGTFDAHVTAVAEGAQIPATALTDVDGIVIGGGLTPAYNDAVAPLAGEIRRQVAAGVPYLGFSAGAAIAAERALVGGWRIGDVAVCPEDASEDLDEVTVQQGIGLLDVSIDVHAAQWGSVSRLIAAAEAGLIDGGLAIDEDTVLVVGEGGLVVSGAGSVWRAIPSETGVLVSTLGA; translated from the coding sequence ATGAGTGTTCATCTGGTCGGCGGCGGTTGGTCGCCTGATTCCGCGCCCGAGGTCTACGGGGCCTTCATCATCGAGGCGCTCGAGCGCGGACTCGGCAGTGGACGCGAGCACCCGCGCATCGCGATCATCGCCGTGCGCACCGGCGACGCCGAGGAGCACGCCGAGAAGCTCATCTCCGTGCTGTCGGCATGCGGCACCTTCGACGCCCACGTCACCGCCGTCGCCGAGGGTGCGCAGATTCCGGCGACCGCCCTGACCGACGTCGACGGCATCGTCATCGGCGGTGGGCTCACTCCCGCATACAACGACGCCGTCGCGCCGCTCGCCGGGGAGATCCGGCGCCAGGTCGCCGCGGGCGTTCCCTACCTCGGATTCTCCGCAGGCGCAGCCATCGCGGCCGAGCGGGCGCTGGTCGGCGGATGGCGCATCGGCGACGTCGCCGTCTGCCCGGAAGACGCATCCGAAGACCTCGACGAGGTGACGGTGCAGCAGGGCATCGGACTGCTCGACGTCTCCATCGACGTTCACGCCGCCCAGTGGGGCAGCGTCTCCAGGCTCATCGCCGCAGCAGAGGCCGGGCTCATCGACGGCGGACTCGCCATCGACGAGGACACCGTGCTCGTCGTGGGCGAGGGCGGACTGGTCGTGTCGGGCGCCGGCAGCGTCTGGCGTGCCATCCCGTCCGAGACCGGCGTGCTGGTGAGCACCCTCGGCGCCTGA
- a CDS encoding uracil-DNA glycosylase, which produces MTDGALSLPELAEAGLVDAGWAAALAPVADDLAHLGGFLRTETAEGRGYLPAGENVLRAFRAPLAEVKVLIVGQDPYPTPGHPIGLSFAVDPHVRPLPRSLSNIYTELRDDLGIATPPHGDLSAWSDRGVLLLNRVLTVRPGEAGSHRGRGWERVTDCAISALVARRSPLVAVLWGRDAASLAPLLAETPIIESAHPSPLSARRGFFGSKPFSRADSLLVEQGADPVDWTLPAAATDGAEPALF; this is translated from the coding sequence ATGACCGACGGCGCGCTGTCGCTTCCCGAGCTGGCCGAAGCCGGGCTCGTCGACGCGGGCTGGGCCGCGGCTCTCGCGCCCGTCGCCGACGACCTGGCCCACCTCGGCGGTTTCCTTCGCACGGAGACAGCGGAGGGGCGTGGCTACCTCCCGGCGGGCGAGAACGTGCTGCGGGCGTTCCGGGCGCCGCTCGCCGAGGTGAAGGTTCTGATCGTCGGCCAGGACCCGTACCCGACGCCCGGGCATCCGATCGGCCTGTCCTTCGCCGTCGATCCGCACGTGCGTCCGCTGCCTCGCAGCCTCTCGAACATCTACACCGAACTGCGGGACGACCTGGGCATCGCGACACCGCCCCACGGAGACCTGTCGGCGTGGAGCGACCGCGGCGTGCTTCTGCTCAACAGGGTGCTGACCGTGCGCCCGGGGGAGGCCGGATCGCATCGTGGGCGCGGCTGGGAGCGGGTGACCGACTGCGCCATCAGCGCCCTCGTCGCCCGACGGAGCCCATTGGTCGCCGTGCTCTGGGGGCGGGATGCCGCCAGCCTGGCTCCGCTCCTCGCCGAGACCCCGATCATCGAGTCGGCGCATCCGAGCCCCCTGTCGGCACGACGCGGGTTCTTCGGATCGAAGCCGTTCAGCCGGGCCGACTCCCTGCTCGTGGAACAGGGCGCAGACCCCGTGGACTGGACCCTGCCCGCAGCCGCGACGGACGGTGCGGAACCGGCTCTGTTCTGA
- a CDS encoding GNAT family N-acetyltransferase gives MLEEEYQPRRTLPPHLRKPAPDEPPFEYSMRDAKPADLPHVREIYNYYVANSTVTFDTEAMTLRAWKAKYAYLAKLGMPFIVAESPRGVILGYALVAPWKQKRAYRFTVENSIYLGPAAAGKGLGQALLAELIEKSKAAGLKEIIAVIADQGAGASLHLHEKFGFKEIGRMGRVGFKFDRWLGTVMLQKSLK, from the coding sequence ATGCTCGAAGAGGAATACCAGCCCCGGCGCACCCTCCCGCCGCACCTGCGCAAGCCGGCACCCGACGAGCCGCCGTTCGAGTACTCGATGCGCGACGCGAAGCCGGCCGACCTGCCCCACGTGCGCGAGATCTACAACTACTACGTGGCCAACAGCACGGTCACCTTCGACACCGAGGCCATGACCCTGCGTGCGTGGAAGGCGAAGTACGCCTACCTGGCGAAGCTCGGCATGCCGTTCATCGTCGCCGAGTCACCGCGCGGGGTCATCCTCGGCTACGCCCTCGTGGCGCCGTGGAAGCAGAAGCGCGCCTACAGGTTCACCGTCGAGAACTCGATCTACCTCGGACCGGCAGCCGCGGGCAAGGGACTCGGGCAGGCGCTGCTGGCCGAGCTCATCGAGAAGTCCAAGGCAGCGGGCCTCAAGGAGATCATCGCGGTCATCGCCGACCAGGGAGCAGGGGCCTCACTGCACCTCCACGAGAAGTTCGGCTTCAAGGAGATCGGCCGCATGGGCCGCGTCGGGTTCAAGTTCGACAGGTGGCTCGGAACCGTCATGCTGCAGAAGAGCCTCAAGTAG
- a CDS encoding VOC family protein translates to MTDATGDATGDATRNDTGEDTGKPAHPSPDAATDAAPTPAGRVLQLRVVVEAEDFEQALAFYRDALGMPEQEAYEADGGARVVILDAGRATLEIANPAQKRMIDDVEVGRQVAPHIRLAFEVADAATVADELAEAGAFVVAPPVRTPWESLNARFDAPGSLHITVFEGP, encoded by the coding sequence ATGACCGACGCCACAGGCGATGCGACAGGCGACGCGACACGCAACGACACTGGCGAGGACACGGGCAAGCCGGCGCATCCCAGCCCTGACGCAGCGACGGATGCCGCCCCTACCCCCGCCGGTCGCGTGCTGCAGCTGCGCGTGGTGGTCGAGGCCGAGGACTTCGAGCAGGCGCTGGCCTTCTACCGCGATGCCCTCGGCATGCCGGAGCAGGAGGCCTACGAGGCCGACGGCGGAGCGCGCGTCGTCATCCTCGATGCCGGCCGCGCCACCCTCGAGATCGCCAACCCGGCCCAGAAGCGCATGATCGACGACGTCGAGGTGGGCCGTCAGGTCGCCCCGCACATCAGGCTGGCCTTCGAGGTCGCCGACGCCGCCACGGTGGCCGACGAGCTGGCCGAGGCCGGGGCATTCGTCGTCGCGCCGCCCGTCAGAACCCCGTGGGAATCCCTCAATGCACGCTTCGACGCGCCGGGAAGCCTGCACATCACCGTCTTCGAGGGGCCGTGA
- a CDS encoding SDR family NAD(P)-dependent oxidoreductase, with protein sequence MARQHFDPMGTTAVITGASSGLGVEFAHEFARRGADLVLVARRQERLEALAVDLAERYGTESTVIPLDLTAPDAVDELVRDIETRGIRVGSLVNNAGFASYGRFGDIDRARLDDEVQLNVSALTQLSRAFWGPLTAHSRTSPGNGALVNIASVVAFQPVPFMAVYAASKSYVLSLTEALWYEAKGTGLKVTALCPGPTATEFTEVAGNGDLFFRNPQTAAQVIETAFRALDARSTPPSIVSGAGNAAGASLVGLVPKRSLLTALGRATSPKRATAPTSRA encoded by the coding sequence ATGGCACGCCAGCACTTCGACCCCATGGGAACCACAGCCGTCATCACCGGCGCCAGCAGCGGTCTGGGGGTGGAGTTCGCGCACGAGTTCGCCCGACGCGGCGCCGATCTGGTCCTCGTGGCGCGACGACAGGAGCGGCTGGAGGCCCTCGCCGTCGACCTCGCCGAACGCTACGGCACCGAATCGACCGTCATCCCGCTCGACCTGACGGCTCCGGATGCCGTCGACGAGCTGGTGCGCGACATCGAGACCCGCGGCATCCGCGTCGGGAGCCTGGTCAACAACGCCGGTTTCGCCAGCTACGGCCGATTCGGCGATATCGACCGTGCGCGTCTCGACGATGAAGTGCAGCTGAACGTCTCCGCCCTGACCCAGCTCTCCCGGGCGTTCTGGGGACCGTTGACCGCGCACAGCCGCACCTCGCCCGGCAACGGCGCGCTCGTGAACATCGCGAGTGTCGTGGCGTTCCAGCCCGTGCCGTTCATGGCCGTCTACGCGGCGTCCAAGTCCTACGTGCTGAGCCTCACCGAGGCGCTCTGGTACGAGGCGAAGGGCACCGGGCTCAAGGTCACTGCGCTCTGCCCCGGCCCGACGGCAACCGAGTTCACGGAGGTGGCCGGCAACGGCGACCTGTTCTTCCGCAACCCGCAGACGGCCGCGCAGGTCATCGAGACGGCCTTCAGGGCGCTCGACGCCCGGTCGACCCCGCCGTCGATCGTCAGCGGAGCCGGCAACGCTGCCGGAGCCTCGCTCGTGGGGCTCGTTCCCAAGCGATCGCTCCTGACGGCGCTGGGCCGCGCTACATCGCCGAAGCGGGCGACGGCGCCGACGTCGCGGGCGTGA
- a CDS encoding amidase encodes MGELHEYTALHQWTLLQSGETSPTELAAHYLERIARIDGEIGAFVTVTPDAALERARALEASDRRTAPIWGLPIGDKDLWQRAGVPTGFGSRLFADYIPEESDAVVEAMDAAGGVSLGKTASPEFGLPAYTESLAAGATRNPWNTALGAGGSSGGAAAAVAAGLLPFAPGSDGGGSIRIPAAACGLVGLKPSRGRVPSQSGIDSLGGLVVAGPIARTVTDAALLLDALVTPDGSRPAHPFALRAPEQDGPFLAAAIRGEGRFQLGVMTTSAWDSAHDVLVEAEALAALDLAVTMLGDMGHGIEQTALEPDESYAPAFRTLWQAGAASIPAETPEQLALLEPLTRWLVGRGRSLQARELAEALGVLTAYEKSLIRQLSSFDAVLTPALAMTPRPVGWYDESDGDRNFVQQVLYTPFTSMINVSGLPAIVLPVHQTESGLPMGVQIIGRPGGEATLLAIGTQLERRLRWQDRHPPVW; translated from the coding sequence GTGGGGGAACTGCATGAATACACGGCACTGCACCAATGGACGCTGCTGCAGTCCGGGGAGACGTCACCGACGGAACTGGCAGCGCACTACCTCGAGCGCATAGCGCGCATCGACGGGGAGATCGGCGCCTTCGTCACGGTGACTCCGGATGCCGCCCTCGAACGCGCTCGTGCCCTCGAGGCCTCCGACCGTCGCACGGCTCCCATCTGGGGTCTGCCCATCGGCGACAAGGACCTCTGGCAGCGAGCGGGAGTGCCGACGGGGTTCGGCTCCAGGCTGTTCGCCGACTACATCCCCGAGGAATCGGACGCAGTCGTGGAGGCCATGGATGCGGCGGGCGGCGTGAGCCTGGGCAAGACCGCCAGTCCCGAGTTCGGCCTCCCCGCCTACACCGAGAGCCTGGCCGCGGGTGCCACGCGCAACCCGTGGAACACCGCGCTCGGCGCGGGCGGGTCCAGCGGCGGCGCAGCGGCCGCGGTCGCGGCTGGACTCCTGCCATTCGCCCCTGGCTCCGACGGGGGTGGCTCCATCCGCATCCCCGCAGCGGCCTGCGGCCTCGTCGGACTCAAGCCGTCGCGCGGCCGGGTGCCGTCGCAGAGCGGCATCGACTCTCTCGGCGGACTGGTCGTCGCCGGTCCCATCGCCAGGACCGTGACGGATGCCGCCCTGCTGCTCGATGCGCTCGTGACGCCGGACGGTTCGCGACCGGCGCATCCGTTCGCCCTCCGTGCCCCGGAGCAGGACGGGCCGTTCCTCGCAGCGGCGATCAGGGGCGAGGGTCGTTTCCAGCTCGGCGTGATGACCACGTCGGCGTGGGACAGTGCCCACGACGTGCTGGTCGAGGCCGAGGCGCTCGCGGCCCTCGACCTGGCCGTCACGATGCTCGGCGACATGGGACACGGGATCGAGCAGACGGCGCTCGAGCCCGACGAGAGCTACGCACCCGCCTTCCGCACGCTCTGGCAGGCCGGAGCCGCCTCCATCCCCGCCGAGACCCCGGAGCAGCTCGCGCTGCTCGAGCCGTTGACCCGCTGGCTCGTCGGCCGAGGCCGGTCGCTCCAGGCCCGGGAACTGGCCGAGGCCCTCGGAGTGCTCACCGCGTACGAGAAGTCGCTCATCCGGCAGCTCTCCAGCTTCGACGCCGTGCTGACTCCCGCGCTCGCCATGACACCCCGACCCGTCGGCTGGTACGACGAGTCCGATGGTGATCGCAACTTCGTGCAGCAGGTGCTCTACACCCCGTTCACATCGATGATCAACGTGTCCGGCCTGCCGGCGATCGTGCTGCCCGTGCACCAGACCGAGAGCGGCCTGCCGATGGGCGTGCAGATCATCGGACGCCCCGGGGGAGAGGCGACGCTGCTGGCGATCGGCACCCAGCTCGAGCGGCGGCTGCGCTGGCAGGATCGGCACCCGCCGGTCTGGTGA